From Platichthys flesus chromosome 7, fPlaFle2.1, whole genome shotgun sequence:
ATCTGTTGTCCGTTAGTTTAAACTGGGTTACCACACAAACCAGCTGACGAAAAAGACAACCCAGTCTCCTGGGCTGGGGACGTAAATCTGGTTTAACAAAGGTGTGACTCACGCTGCTGCTTTaactcagcttctcctctgaaCTGGCGCTTGAACAGGACGGCGATCCCCGCTCCCATGTGACAGTCCTCGCTGACGCAGTGAGCCAGAGCCTCGTCCCCGCAGCTGGAGAATAGGTTCCCCGTCACATGGCGGACTGCTGCTCGCTGACCGGCAGGGGGCAGCACCGCGCCCTGTGATAAAAAACGAgttatctacacacacacacacgtttgacaCCTGCACCGGAAGTTGGCGTTTCTTTAGGTGTTTTTAAGTTATACCTTCATCTCCTCGGTGAGGCCTGGTTCCGGCGGTCCAGACCACATGGTCCCCGGGGAGAAGGGAACGTGTTGTGAAGCGAGAGGTTTATTTACGATGGTCGACAAATATCAACACAAATCAACGTCTGATaggaaacttaaaaaacaaGCTTAACACGCGTCAGTAACGAGCCCCAACTCTTTATCAACCACGGACTGAGTGTAAAGAAATGTCCCAAAGAATACAACTGATTTAAATCTGCAACGTGACACTTGTGGTGATTGGcagctcttcttctcctcttcttattccacttcttcttctctcggtTTTAACGCGCACTACCGCCACCTTCAGCTCCGGAGTGTGAATCAGAGAATAGACTGGATCTAAATCCCttcatattaataatgatattgTTTATAACTAACGACTTTATCCTCAATCCTACTTTAAACCCtataaagaacatttaaatCTGTCACTGAAGCACTTATTCATATTTACTGGGATAGGAAtagatgtggaaaaaaaactgtatcgCTTATACTCTGTCCTCCAACTCAGTATTCAAGTATCAACACTTTTATCTGTGATCTATCCTGATATTTGCTATTAATGTAAGGTGTTAATTTAGAAACCCTAAAACTTTTTAAAGCTTTATTAATTGAACAATCCTCTAGATTTCTTTCTGTTCAGGTAAACAACGTGCTGAGTTACGACGGACATACGGATGAGATCCTCAAACTCAGAGTAGCAGTGACACAGGAAGGTCTTAATTATCCTGCCATGACAGCCGCAACAAAAACATCTCAGTGTTTACGTGGCCACAATGTCCTGACAAGAAATACAATCATCCTACAAAATGGAACACAACTTTGTAGAGTGTGTCAGGGCTTTCAGAATATTTATTGAGCTTATGACAGAAAACTGAAGGAAAATACAGTGTGTAACTTATGACGGCAGCACCTACACCATCGATTAATGAATTTGAAACTACTGCTTAGTTGTATCTTTACTGAATGTGAAACCTGAACCAAGATGAATATGCAGATCAAACCCTGTTAAAGGAAAGATACAGCATTGTTGCGGCGCTACAGCTCAATCATATACATTACAAAACCAGGAGGactgctgtgttgttgtctttttcattcatttgaaaCTGCAGCAGATCCAAAGTAAGTCACACtgtaggatgtgtgtgtgacagataaaCAGTCCAAGCTGCAGCCTCAGAAGTTCGCACTGCGTCTCCGCTCGTTAATCCAGTCCCCGGGGTTCACGTccatctgcagcatcttcatCACCCACTTGTCCCTCCGTGCCCCGTCGATGAACTCATCCAGCGAGAGCTCCCCTAAGTGAGGAGGGATGGTTAGTCTCTGGGTTTGTTTCACCAAACAACAGACATTAACAGCCCACAAAGCCAATACAGCCGCCCATCACTGCACTTTTAAATCATCCATGCAGTATTTTAAACTGACAGAAAACTATGGAAAACACTCACCATCTCCATTTTCATCAACCAGCTCAAATATGCGGTCGACCACTTGATCTGGGCTCAGCAGATTGCATTCCTCACTCAGCTGTCCGTGGCAGGCTTTCTTCAATCGATAGATGGACTGACAGTGACAGGAGAAGGACGTTGGGATTAATCTTGCCCTCTGGCTGATCTTGGAATATTCAGGTACAtacagtgacagtgacagataGTAAATATTACCTCCACAATTTCCAGAAGCTCTGTTTTGTCAATGCATCCACTTCCATCTTTATCGTACATCTTGAACGTCCATTTCAGCTTATGTTCCAGTTTACCCCTCAGGACTAAGTTCAAGGCTGCAACAtactccaggaaatcaatggtGTTGTCCTGCGGTGGACATGAAGGACAAACTTGAGATTGCTTTGAAGAGATACTTGGACAAGATCTCTGAGGTTCAACTTCTCCGGGCAGAATGTCTGTATTGTAAAGTACTGTATGGAATACACTAGCTCTTTAGTAAGAAACACCAATCCCAAATAAAGGGCATTAGCTGCTCTTATCACAAATGCTTCCAATCAATGCATCTGGACTATTACTGTGGGAAGTGTAGTGTCGATACTGAACTGAGACAGACGCCTGTGCACGAGTCCTGTACCCCCACACAGCCGAAGATCGTACTTACTCCGTTCTTGTCAAAGGCTCGGAACATGTTTTCAATGTAATCTGCGGCCTCCTTGTTCTCAGTGACGCCAAAGAAGCTCTTGAACTCGTGCCTGAAGAGAGTCCCGCTCGGACACTCCACCACAAACTTCTTATACCACTCCTGCAGCTCGGCCGCGTCAATTTCCTTGTCGGGGTCCCCTTCCTCACTCAGGCGCTGACCCATAGTGGAGATTATTGCTCAAGCTCTACAGACTGAAATGATTTCTTACATCTCATGAAACTACAAGACTTGTTGAGACTCTTTGTGAGCTTCCCACTCTACATTACCAAAGCTAGAAATctcagtcctcagtcactgAGACGGGTGCTGCAACTACATTTGTTGCAAACCGGCAAAAACTGAACTGATCAAAATGGCATGAAAGTCCCTACAGGCTGAATTATTATTAGGTTCTCTCTTCATATCTTCTCTGAGGAGGATGACCTCGGGATCACATGATAAGGGATTAGAAACGTAGAAATAGAAACGTGTCCAGATCAATTAGATCACAGACAGATCATGACAGGATTTCCCTCGGCCCCCTATCTCTACTAAACAGAGAAGAGTGACTGTACTGTAAGTTTGCTTTATAGAAAacattaatgtattttatagTGTATCAATAATGTTTGCACAGGATAACCTAAATCCCTCAGATCTACCAAGACACAGTcctcttaaattcaattaaaatgtgtctaATTTGTCAtcattcatcaagatccatgaattatttcctgagtaaacagtgaaaatgttgtaaaatgCCAAATCACAcaatgtcacattttaaaacataacTTCACGGGCAGAGGTTACTAAAGATTAAGTCTGTACCACATTAACATTGTATCACTGGGGTTCATGTGTGACCATATTAGTagcataaataaaacacaaacttgaGGATAACTCAAATCTAGGTTAGGGTTCTTTCTTAATTCAGACTAAACTAAGATTAGGCAGCCACAACTCAATTTAAGAGTTTCACAAAGAGTTACATGTCAGGTGCTGCAGCTTCGATTTTCTCACAGATGCTTTTAAAATTGCATGAATCTTAAGTTGCTCCTTTGTGTAATCGCTCTGTGCACATGACGTCTCTTCACAGGGCGATGAATCACACAGACCAGGTGTATAGTTATGTCTGAAAGCTCTGACCTTCAGGCTCCAGACTATTTACGGCTGACCTGATTACTGTTTACATGGCTGCTCCTGTCTCACTCAAGTCTCTAATGAGAGGTGCTGTTGTTAAATGCACTAATGATGGACATTCAGTTACACCCACCACAAACTGAGAGGGCCAGATATGTTTGATAAATGACAGGAAACATCTTTCGATAGCAAACCTGGGGCCATGTTAGAAAATGAGGCAGTGGAGTCGTCTGTGGAGTCTGTTTTTAAATAGAACAGCAGCGTCACTGTTCACAGTTACAAACAGGAGCCTTTGTTTACAGATGAAAGCTCGGCCTGGCCCAGTACCTGCCTGGCTCACGATATCTGCTGACAACAGGGACAGTGATAATCTTAGCTTCGAAATGTCAAGGCCACGTTATCCTTGTGTGATTAAAATGATTCAGTTACACAAGATGCATCCATCACTGAAACTTCCTCTACTAAAACAAATATGCTAATATGCCCACTTTATTCATGACATCGCTAATGATGTGGGGTGTCTGGCAAATGCAGCATTGTCTGCCTTATGGTGTAAAGTCAGAAGTTGTCTTCCAGCTGCATGTGGCTggaaaccaaactgatcaggcAGCCAGGGTGAACAGAAACAGTGAGAGCTGACGGCTAACTGAGCTGAAACACTGTAAAGCTCTACATCGTAccaaaggaaaaaggaaaactgaaTTATTGAAACAAGATTCCAAAAGAAGTCAatacaataaacacaataaaacgtGCAGGGTTCCTCTCTGCATGTACAAAGCCTGTGTATCTTCTCCTGTTCGTCTTTTGGGAGAAGCTCAGGACTGGGAGCCTCCTTCCCCCAAAAAACCTTACTATTGAACATCCTGAGGATGAGACTCAACTATTTTTCTAGCAGTCCCACCCACAGCGGCTTTAATATTAATTGAgcaaaattcaattcaatttttttagCATTTATTCCTTCCATGAATACCATGATACAAGGTCAAGCATTCAACTTCCAGCCATTTTCGGTTTTACGAAGGCATTGGACACAAGTATTACAAGTCTACAAAATTGATTTACAGATGTGTACTGTAGAAATCCTTTGCTATCAAAAGGGACAGCTGTACAGCGAAGTTATGACAGAAAGTGTAAATGTAccggggggggggtttgtgtgtttgatgcagATATGGCTGCAGTTGAGCCAAACCTTGAGTTTATCCAACCAAACTGGTGATTTCTGGCAATATGGTTTGTTAACGTTGGCCTCATTCAGTAACAAAGAAAAATTGGGATATTTTCAAAAAGGGGTTAATCCTAGTTAATGTAACATACTTTGATTAAGTAACATTTGATGGTATGTGCTTCAAAGCGAACAGACGTCTGTGAAGTTTTGCTTTGCTTCCTTGATGGCAGGTTTCCATGTTCACATggagagagacacattgatCAGAGACAAACAACGATGCTTGAACTCAAACTGTCAGACGCCTCCTCCTGGAAATACATGCCAggtgaataatgaataatgaaattAGGGGAATACATTAATtattaagattaaataaaaatactcagatatacaaagtaaaataaaaaatcagggaaaaaaaaaagattagaaaAACTTGTAATCAACTGTTAAAAAGCAGTCTCCATGTTCTTTGATACACGTCCTTCTAGTTTAATGACCTGGTGATGTTTGAGCAGGTGAAACTGAAGAGGACAAAAGATCCTTCAGCGAGGAATCTCCAGGTCACATCGCTCCTGGTCCTGAAGTATAAAGGTCCACAGTGCTACAGATATACCATTGGTGTGGTATCATACagtgtaaaataacaaaagtcAGTTGGCAGACTGGATTCAGGCTAGTCCTGTTGTTCCCCGGGCTCTACTGcagtgtctgtgctgtgtgaaCTGTCAGCATCGCCCTCTGTTGACAAGTCAGGTGAACTGCTAGAAGAAGAAGGGACCTCCTTGTCGCTGGCCGGGTCCTCTCCGTCACAGATGCCGCTGTTACTCTCCTCATTGTCCTGTTCAAAGCTTGATGGAGCGGGCGGCTCAGGTCCGTCCACGGCGCTTTCATCCTCCTCAGTGTGAACATCTGCTGTCTCTGATGAGCTTCCCTCCCTTTCAGTGGTTTCTGTCCCTGTGCTGCTGGGCTCTGAGGAACAAAGTGGGATATATGTGGCGTTATATCCTGAGAAAGATTAGATCAGTGGGTTTCATATAATCAttgtatgtattatttttttatttgaagctGAAAGTGTATGTTGAAACATCAGTGTATGGTAATAAGGGTAACATTTAATTCTTATAAAGCTGCATATTTTGCTGTTGTAGGATAATATCACTGTCAGAGATAAGAAGCAATTCAAGAGTTAGATTAAGAtcaatttaaacattaaagTGGCTAGATTAACTGTTGACAAAAGGAAGGTTAAGGACTCCCACAGTCTTTGGCAGGTTTTAATTTATACATAAGAGTTGGATTTCACCACTGCACCAACTTTGATCAGGATCCACACATATGTGAGGAAACTAAAGAGGCAGTGAACCCTTAACTCTACTGAAATGAAGACTACCATTGTACAATCACTGTGTTTGCAATCTGATGTGCATACAAATTGTGACAGTTTCAGGGAGCAGTCCAGAGTAAAGCCCCTTTATCCACATTTATGCAATTCCCAGCGATAATACCGCAAAGACACTCAAGTTATTTAAAGAGCAAAGTTCAACAGTTCTTggaaagtgataaaaaacatAACCTAGAAAGAACTTCGCCACAGGGCTTttcaaaaataagaataaacacTAGTTTGTTTCATTCAAACTAAAACCTATAAGCCTAAGTCTGACTTGTTTTATTACATAAATGTAACACTGCTATAAAACTGTACAACGGTCTTATTATGCAGAGGAAGGGTGTAGAGGAATAACATTACCAGCTGTTTGGCTTCCATGCAACCCCCCTGTCTTTACACTTTTGTAAGGATGCAACTAAATTACAAAACAGCTGTCTATCCATTAAC
This genomic window contains:
- the guca1b gene encoding guanylyl cyclase-activating protein 2 codes for the protein MGQRLSEEGDPDKEIDAAELQEWYKKFVVECPSGTLFRHEFKSFFGVTENKEAADYIENMFRAFDKNGDNTIDFLEYVAALNLVLRGKLEHKLKWTFKMYDKDGSGCIDKTELLEIVESIYRLKKACHGQLSEECNLLSPDQVVDRIFELVDENGDGELSLDEFIDGARRDKWVMKMLQMDVNPGDWINERRRSANF